In the Ruminococcus sp. OA3 genome, one interval contains:
- a CDS encoding ABC transporter ATP-binding protein codes for MQPIVIMEGIRKYYRMGEVTIQAVDGICLTIEKGEFAVIVGPSGAGKTTVLNILGGMDTADEGTILVDGNDISRYRERQLTTYRRNDIGFVFQFYNLVQNLTALENVELASQICQNPLDAETVLADVGLEERMHNFPAQLSGGEQQRVAIARALAKNPKLLLCDEPTGALDYQTGKAILKLLQETCRERGMTVVVITHNLAIAPIADRVIRIKNGKVSDMTVNPEPKSVDVIEW; via the coding sequence ATGCAGCCGATCGTTATCATGGAAGGAATCAGAAAATATTATCGCATGGGTGAAGTCACTATACAGGCAGTTGACGGTATCTGCCTGACGATTGAAAAAGGGGAATTCGCTGTAATCGTAGGGCCAAGCGGTGCCGGAAAAACAACAGTACTGAATATTCTGGGCGGTATGGATACTGCTGATGAGGGGACGATACTGGTTGACGGAAACGATATCAGCCGGTACCGGGAACGGCAGCTGACGACATACCGCAGAAATGATATCGGCTTTGTGTTTCAGTTCTATAATCTGGTTCAGAATCTGACGGCACTGGAGAACGTGGAGCTCGCGTCGCAGATCTGTCAGAATCCGCTGGACGCAGAGACCGTGCTGGCGGATGTCGGACTCGAAGAGCGGATGCACAATTTTCCGGCGCAGCTGTCGGGGGGAGAGCAGCAGAGGGTTGCCATTGCCCGGGCACTGGCAAAGAATCCGAAGCTTCTGTTGTGTGATGAGCCGACCGGTGCACTTGATTATCAGACGGGAAAAGCGATTCTGAAACTGCTGCAGGAGACCTGCAGGGAGAGAGGGATGACGGTTGTTGTGATCACGCATAATCTGGCGATCGCACCGATCGCCGACCGGGTCATTCGTATAAAAAATGGAAAAGTGAGTGACATGACTGTAAACCCGGAACCGAAATCTGTAGATGTGATCGAATGGTAG
- the recG gene encoding ATP-dependent DNA helicase RecG encodes MKTEHTIKSIRGVGEKTEKLFAKLGICSTDDLIHYYPRDYDTYEPPVQLCQLIPGKKWSVTGMLMHAPDVKKMGIRTVVTTRIREGDFYLTLTWFNMPFLRSILKRGAVFVFRGKVTEKNGRLTMEQPEYFTPAAYEQIQNAMQPLYGLTAGLSNKVIVKAVRQLLLQKENLQEYLPAALRTQYHLAEYSFAVEQIHFPKNFESLKEARKRLVFDEFLLFILTVAGFKEKSETTPASFPLKEVWKTEEIMERLPYELTAAQKQVWFEIERDMRSSTAMARLVQGDVGSGKTVVAFLAMAMAAENGCQSAMMVPTEVLARQHYESLRQLLSAEEWEQYAPVLLTGSNTAREKRERYGLIRNGSCRMIIGTHALIQEKVEYHSLALVITDEQHRFGVRQREHFSEKGGVPNVLVMSATPIPRTLAIILYGDLDISVIDELPARRLPIKNCVVNQGYRRTAYRFIEQQIQEGHQAYIICPMVEESEELDAENVTDYPKKLAGYLSPDTAVAVLHGKMKPSEKNEVMERFAANDVQVLVSTTVVEVGVNVPNATVMMVENAESFGLAQLHQLRGRVGRGDAQSYCIFIQGNEDENTAKRLDILNRSNDGFHIAGEDLKLRGPGDILGIRQSGMMEFRIADIFQDAEILKTASEAAAMLRADNEKLLDTQEYSGIRKKLEAYLKYQTEGISL; translated from the coding sequence ATGAAGACAGAACACACAATCAAATCTATCAGGGGAGTCGGGGAAAAAACAGAAAAACTGTTTGCAAAGCTTGGAATCTGCTCAACAGACGACCTGATCCATTACTATCCGCGAGACTATGATACCTATGAACCACCCGTGCAGCTATGTCAGCTTATTCCGGGAAAAAAATGGTCTGTGACGGGGATGCTGATGCATGCACCTGATGTCAAAAAAATGGGAATACGGACCGTTGTCACGACAAGGATCAGGGAAGGAGATTTTTATCTGACTCTGACCTGGTTTAATATGCCGTTTTTAAGAAGTATACTGAAACGCGGAGCTGTTTTTGTTTTCCGTGGGAAAGTAACAGAGAAAAACGGGCGTCTGACAATGGAACAGCCGGAATATTTTACTCCTGCCGCATACGAACAGATACAAAATGCCATGCAGCCGCTTTATGGACTGACAGCAGGGCTTTCTAATAAAGTAATTGTCAAAGCGGTCAGACAGCTGCTGCTGCAGAAAGAGAATCTTCAGGAATATCTTCCTGCTGCACTGCGCACGCAGTATCATCTGGCAGAATATTCGTTTGCTGTGGAACAGATTCATTTTCCGAAAAACTTTGAATCTCTGAAGGAAGCCAGGAAACGGCTGGTTTTTGATGAGTTTTTACTGTTTATACTTACGGTAGCAGGATTTAAAGAAAAATCAGAGACAACGCCGGCTTCGTTTCCGCTGAAGGAGGTCTGGAAGACGGAGGAGATCATGGAGCGCCTGCCCTATGAGCTGACTGCCGCACAGAAACAGGTCTGGTTTGAGATCGAACGCGATATGAGGAGCAGTACGGCCATGGCACGTCTGGTGCAGGGGGATGTGGGAAGCGGAAAAACCGTTGTGGCTTTTCTGGCAATGGCTATGGCGGCAGAAAACGGTTGTCAGTCAGCGATGATGGTGCCCACAGAAGTACTTGCCAGGCAGCATTATGAATCCCTGAGGCAGCTCCTCAGTGCAGAGGAGTGGGAACAGTATGCACCGGTCCTGCTGACTGGTTCCAACACTGCAAGAGAAAAGCGGGAGCGGTACGGGTTGATCAGAAATGGGTCCTGCCGCATGATCATAGGAACGCATGCACTGATACAGGAGAAGGTGGAGTATCACAGCCTTGCTCTTGTCATAACGGATGAGCAGCACCGTTTTGGCGTACGTCAGAGAGAGCACTTTTCTGAAAAAGGAGGCGTGCCAAATGTACTCGTGATGAGTGCAACGCCGATACCGCGCACACTGGCGATCATACTGTACGGGGATCTGGATATCTCTGTGATCGATGAGCTTCCGGCGAGAAGGCTGCCCATCAAAAACTGTGTTGTAAATCAGGGATACCGCAGGACGGCTTACCGTTTTATCGAACAGCAGATTCAGGAGGGGCATCAGGCGTATATTATCTGTCCGATGGTTGAGGAGAGTGAAGAACTCGACGCGGAGAATGTTACGGATTACCCGAAGAAACTTGCCGGATATCTGTCGCCGGATACCGCGGTGGCAGTTCTGCACGGCAAGATGAAGCCTTCGGAGAAAAATGAAGTGATGGAAAGATTTGCAGCAAACGACGTTCAGGTGCTTGTCAGTACGACCGTTGTGGAAGTCGGTGTAAATGTGCCGAATGCTACCGTTATGATGGTTGAAAACGCAGAGAGTTTCGGGCTGGCACAGCTGCATCAGCTGCGCGGACGCGTGGGCCGCGGGGATGCACAGTCCTATTGCATTTTCATACAGGGAAATGAGGATGAAAATACGGCAAAGCGTCTTGATATCCTGAATCGTTCCAACGACGGCTTTCATATTGCGGGAGAAGATCTGAAGCTGAGAGGGCCGGGGGATATCCTGGGGATCCGTCAGAGCGGAATGATGGAATTTCGGATCGCGGATATTTTTCAGGATGCAGAAATTTTGAAAACAGCCAGTGAGGCCGCGGCCATGCTGAGGGCTGACAACGAAAAACTTCTGGATACTCAGGAATACAGCGGGATTCGAAAAAAACTGGAGGCGTATTTGAAATATCAGACAGAAGGCATCAGCCTGTGA
- a CDS encoding DAK2 domain-containing protein, with the protein MATNTVDAGMLKKMFLAGAKNLEVKKEWINELNVFPVPDGDTGTNMTLTIMSAVKEVNGLSEVTTETLAKAISSGSLRGARGNSGVILSQLLRGFTKGIRDYRKLDAPIFAAAFEKGVETAYKAVMKPKEGTILTVARGAAKKAVQLAEECDDLQAFFEDVLAEAESVLARTPDMLPVLKEAGVVDSGGQGLVEVMRGAYDAFMGKEIDLTFDVPVATGGSTVVRKETEADIKFGYCTEFIIMTDDHVFNNKDENEFKSYLSSIGDSIVCVADDDIVKVHVHTNDPGLAIQKALTYGALSRMKIDNMREEHQEKLIKDAEKAAAEQKSQEPLKEVGFISVSIGKGIGEIFRGLGVDYLIEGGQTMNPSTEDMLNAIACVNAKTIYILPNNKNIILAANQAQNLTKDKEIIVIPTKTVPQGITAVINYVPEKTPQENAQAMTEGIDNVKTGQITYAVRDTHIDDKEIKQGDIMGIGDHGILAVGEDVMSVTKETVSAMVNGDSELISVYYGEDVTEEVAEKLGEDLEAAYPDCDVEVNYGGQPIYYCIVSVE; encoded by the coding sequence GTGGCAACAAATACAGTAGATGCCGGAATGCTGAAAAAGATGTTTCTGGCTGGTGCTAAAAATCTGGAAGTGAAAAAGGAATGGATCAATGAACTGAATGTATTTCCGGTTCCGGATGGAGATACGGGTACGAATATGACGCTGACAATCATGTCTGCTGTCAAAGAGGTCAATGGACTTTCCGAAGTCACGACAGAAACACTGGCAAAAGCAATTTCATCCGGTTCTCTGCGCGGAGCGCGGGGGAATTCCGGTGTTATTCTGTCACAGCTTCTCAGAGGCTTTACAAAGGGAATACGGGATTACAGGAAACTGGACGCCCCGATTTTTGCGGCTGCCTTTGAAAAAGGCGTGGAGACAGCGTATAAGGCGGTCATGAAGCCGAAAGAAGGTACAATATTGACAGTGGCGCGTGGCGCAGCAAAAAAAGCAGTGCAGCTTGCGGAAGAATGCGATGATCTTCAGGCGTTTTTTGAAGATGTCCTGGCAGAGGCTGAGAGTGTTCTGGCCAGAACTCCTGACATGCTGCCTGTCCTGAAAGAGGCGGGGGTCGTCGACTCAGGCGGTCAGGGCCTTGTGGAAGTTATGCGCGGTGCGTATGACGCATTCATGGGTAAGGAGATCGATCTTACGTTTGATGTTCCCGTGGCGACGGGGGGCAGTACTGTGGTCAGAAAAGAGACAGAGGCTGACATCAAATTCGGTTACTGTACGGAATTTATTATCATGACAGACGATCACGTGTTCAATAATAAGGATGAGAATGAATTCAAATCCTACCTGAGTTCTATCGGTGATTCTATTGTGTGTGTTGCAGACGACGATATCGTCAAAGTGCATGTACATACGAATGATCCGGGGCTGGCGATTCAGAAAGCCCTGACGTATGGTGCACTTTCCAGAATGAAGATCGATAATATGAGAGAAGAACATCAGGAAAAACTGATCAAGGATGCTGAAAAAGCGGCGGCAGAGCAGAAAAGCCAGGAGCCTTTGAAGGAGGTTGGATTTATTTCAGTATCCATCGGAAAGGGGATCGGCGAGATCTTCAGAGGACTCGGTGTGGACTACCTGATTGAGGGCGGCCAGACGATGAATCCGAGTACGGAAGATATGCTCAACGCGATTGCCTGTGTGAATGCAAAGACGATCTATATCCTTCCGAATAATAAAAATATTATTCTGGCTGCAAACCAGGCACAGAATCTGACGAAGGATAAGGAAATCATTGTAATCCCGACGAAGACAGTGCCGCAGGGTATCACAGCTGTGATTAACTATGTACCGGAAAAAACGCCGCAGGAGAATGCACAGGCTATGACAGAGGGCATCGACAATGTGAAAACAGGACAGATCACATATGCAGTCCGCGATACACATATTGATGACAAGGAAATCAAACAGGGCGACATCATGGGAATCGGAGACCACGGAATTCTGGCGGTCGGTGAAGATGTCATGAGTGTGACGAAAGAAACCGTGTCGGCGATGGTGAATGGAGATTCGGAACTGATCAGCGTATATTACGGAGAAGACGTGACGGAAGAAGTGGCTGAGAAGTTAGGGGAAGATCTGGAAGCGGCATACCCGGACTGTGACGTAGAGGTAAATTATGGCGGCCAGCCGATTTATTACTGTATCGTTTCAGTAGAATAG
- a CDS encoding Asp23/Gls24 family envelope stress response protein, translating to MKGRINTELGEISINPDVIAMYAGSVAVECFGIVGMAAVNMKDGLVKLLKRESLKHGINVALNDNKISLDFHVIVSYGVSILAVADNLISSVRYKVEEFTGLEIEHINILVEGVRVID from the coding sequence ATGAAGGGCCGAATCAATACAGAACTAGGAGAAATATCCATAAATCCGGACGTTATCGCTATGTATGCCGGAAGCGTTGCCGTGGAATGTTTTGGCATCGTAGGTATGGCTGCGGTAAATATGAAAGATGGTCTGGTAAAACTGTTGAAAAGAGAAAGTTTAAAACATGGGATCAATGTTGCGCTGAATGACAATAAAATCTCCTTGGACTTCCATGTGATCGTATCATATGGAGTCAGCATTCTTGCAGTGGCTGATAATCTGATCAGCAGTGTCAGGTATAAAGTAGAAGAATTCACAGGACTGGAAATTGAACACATCAATATCCTGGTCGAAGGCGTGAGAGTAATAGATTGA
- the rpmB gene encoding 50S ribosomal protein L28: MAKCAICEKGAHFGNNVSHSHRRSNKMWKSNIKSVKVNVNGAARKMYVCTSCLKSGRVERA; this comes from the coding sequence ATGGCAAAATGTGCAATTTGTGAAAAAGGCGCTCATTTCGGAAACAATGTGAGCCATTCTCATAGAAGATCTAACAAAATGTGGAAATCCAACATCAAATCTGTAAAGGTTAATGTAAACGGAGCGGCCAGAAAGATGTATGTATGTACTTCATGTCTGAAATCCGGCAGAGTTGAGCGTGCTTAG
- a CDS encoding TetR/AcrR family transcriptional regulator, whose amino-acid sequence MDETSQKIIDATMRLIRDKGYVATTTKDIANLAGVNECTLFRKFRNKKDIALSGIEQEKWRGNITSDIFHDIVWELQPDLEMFMNAYMERITPDFVNLSIGLRAPQLYEDAAPFIMKIPQAFISSLTEYFSNMEELGKLPPLDCECLALTIFSATFGYTFLKASFEEKLSSVSRTDFIKRSVELFISGIPQL is encoded by the coding sequence ATGGATGAAACCAGTCAAAAGATCATTGACGCGACGATGCGCCTGATTCGCGACAAAGGATACGTCGCTACTACTACAAAAGATATCGCTAACCTCGCCGGCGTCAATGAATGCACACTTTTCAGGAAGTTCAGGAACAAAAAGGATATTGCACTAAGCGGTATCGAACAGGAAAAATGGCGCGGCAATATTACATCTGATATTTTTCACGACATAGTCTGGGAACTGCAGCCGGACCTTGAAATGTTCATGAACGCTTATATGGAAAGAATAACACCTGATTTCGTAAATCTTTCCATTGGTCTTCGCGCTCCGCAGCTGTATGAGGATGCCGCGCCTTTTATCATGAAGATACCGCAGGCATTTATCTCTTCTCTTACTGAATACTTCAGCAACATGGAGGAACTTGGAAAACTTCCCCCGCTGGACTGTGAGTGCCTTGCTCTGACCATATTTTCTGCGACTTTCGGTTATACATTCCTGAAAGCTTCTTTTGAAGAAAAGCTTTCATCTGTGAGCCGGACAGATTTTATCAAACGGAGTGTGGAATTGTTTATCAGCGGTATTCCACAGCTGTGA
- the ilvB gene encoding biosynthetic-type acetolactate synthase large subunit — MLISGAELFVNALKAEQVDTLFAYPGGQAIDLFDALYQKPDIDVILPRHEQGLIHAADGYARSTGKTGVCLVTSGPGATNLVTGIATANYDSVPLVCFTGQVPTSLIGNDAFQEVDIVGITRSICKYAVTVRNREDLNSTIKKAFYIARSGKPGVVVVDIPKDIQRAPGSDLYPETIDIRGYKPSTSVHIGQLKKALGLLKHAKRPVFLVGGGVNITHAGKEMTKLAELTGCPVVTTIMGKGSVPTSHPLYIGNIGIHGSYAANSAISNCDLLFSIGTRFNDRITGKIEEFAKDAAIVHIDIDSASISRNIAVDVPIVADARQAILALLDRAVPLKIDAWRDEINTWDQQFPLRSKAAGLTPEAIISAINQTFDNSVIATDVGQNQLWATQYLSLDEHRQLMTSGGLGTMGYGFPAALGAKLGNPDKDVIVISGDGGMQMNIQEMATAVVYELPVIICILNNGYLGNVRQWQEMFFDKRYSSTCMRRRKSCLAACGNMHKECPEYTPDFVKLAESYGAKGIRVTKAEDIATALVEAKNTRTVPTVIEFIIEREANVLPMVPPGNPLSDMILEKEEQES, encoded by the coding sequence ATGTTAATATCAGGAGCTGAACTGTTTGTAAACGCTTTAAAGGCAGAACAGGTTGACACTCTGTTCGCCTATCCCGGCGGCCAGGCCATTGATTTATTTGATGCCCTGTACCAGAAACCGGATATCGATGTCATTCTTCCGCGTCATGAGCAGGGATTGATTCACGCCGCGGACGGTTATGCCCGTTCAACCGGAAAGACAGGGGTATGCCTTGTGACAAGCGGTCCCGGAGCTACCAATCTCGTCACCGGCATCGCCACGGCAAATTATGACAGTGTCCCGCTTGTCTGCTTTACCGGCCAGGTTCCGACCAGTCTGATCGGGAATGACGCCTTCCAGGAAGTCGATATCGTCGGTATCACCAGAAGCATCTGTAAATATGCAGTGACAGTCAGAAACCGTGAAGACCTCAACAGTACCATCAAAAAGGCATTCTATATTGCCAGAAGCGGTAAACCCGGAGTCGTGGTCGTCGATATTCCAAAGGATATCCAGCGGGCACCCGGCAGCGACCTGTATCCCGAAACGATCGATATCCGCGGATACAAACCCAGTACATCAGTACATATCGGACAGCTGAAAAAGGCGCTGGGACTGTTAAAACACGCAAAACGCCCCGTCTTTTTAGTCGGTGGTGGCGTCAATATCACACATGCGGGAAAGGAAATGACGAAGCTGGCAGAGTTGACGGGCTGCCCTGTTGTCACGACGATCATGGGAAAGGGGTCGGTCCCCACCTCCCATCCCCTCTATATTGGAAACATCGGGATTCACGGCAGCTATGCCGCCAACTCGGCGATCAGCAACTGTGATCTGCTGTTCTCGATTGGCACCAGATTCAACGACCGGATCACCGGAAAGATCGAAGAATTTGCAAAAGACGCAGCCATCGTTCACATCGATATTGATTCTGCTTCCATTTCCAGAAATATTGCCGTCGATGTCCCCATCGTCGCTGATGCCAGACAGGCGATCCTGGCGCTGCTTGACAGGGCAGTACCCCTGAAAATCGACGCGTGGCGCGATGAGATCAATACCTGGGATCAGCAGTTCCCGTTGAGGTCGAAGGCTGCGGGACTTACACCTGAGGCGATTATAAGCGCCATTAACCAGACGTTTGATAACTCAGTCATAGCCACCGACGTAGGACAAAATCAACTGTGGGCGACACAGTATCTCTCTCTCGACGAACACAGGCAGCTGATGACTTCCGGGGGGCTTGGCACAATGGGATACGGGTTTCCTGCAGCACTCGGTGCAAAACTTGGGAATCCTGACAAAGACGTCATTGTCATATCCGGTGACGGAGGCATGCAGATGAATATTCAGGAAATGGCGACGGCTGTAGTTTACGAACTGCCCGTCATCATCTGTATACTGAACAACGGATACCTGGGCAATGTGCGGCAGTGGCAGGAAATGTTTTTTGATAAGCGTTATTCTTCCACCTGCATGCGCCGCAGAAAGAGCTGTCTGGCAGCATGCGGAAACATGCATAAAGAGTGTCCTGAGTATACTCCCGATTTTGTGAAACTGGCGGAAAGCTACGGTGCAAAAGGAATTCGTGTGACAAAAGCTGAAGATATCGCCACTGCTTTGGTGGAGGCTAAAAACACCCGTACTGTACCGACGGTCATTGAGTTTATCATTGAGCGTGAAGCGAATGTCCTGCCGATGGTACCGCCGGGAAATCCGCTGAGCGATATGATACTGGAAAAGGAGGAGCAGGAATCATGA
- the ilvN gene encoding acetolactate synthase small subunit: protein MKKRWICLFVENDVGVLARISGLFSGKSYNLNSLTVGATEDETVSRMTISLTSDDRTFEQVKKQLNRAVEVIKVVDYTDVAIHLKELMFIRVNCCTARDMAEIFRLSQVFEVKVIDYTPTTALLQSIQTEKQNNDLAAMFGKYFLNRIEIIRGGSVAVEALNGFEK, encoded by the coding sequence ATGAAAAAGAGATGGATCTGTCTGTTTGTAGAAAATGATGTCGGGGTGCTCGCCAGAATCTCCGGACTGTTTTCGGGAAAATCATATAACCTGAACAGCCTGACGGTCGGGGCGACCGAGGATGAAACCGTATCCCGGATGACGATCAGCCTGACCAGTGATGACAGGACGTTTGAACAGGTAAAAAAACAGCTCAACCGGGCTGTCGAGGTTATCAAGGTTGTAGATTATACAGATGTTGCCATACATCTGAAAGAACTCATGTTCATAAGGGTCAATTGCTGCACTGCCAGGGACATGGCTGAGATCTTCAGGCTTTCACAGGTCTTTGAGGTGAAAGTGATCGACTACACCCCAACAACCGCTCTGCTTCAGAGTATTCAGACTGAAAAGCAAAACAACGATCTGGCCGCCATGTTTGGCAAATACTTTTTAAACCGGATTGAGATCATACGCGGAGGAAGTGTCGCTGTCGAAGCACTCAACGGTTTTGAAAAGTGA
- a CDS encoding ABC transporter ATP-binding protein, protein MSAVIEFQNISKIYGEQKVIDSLNLEIADGEFVTVIGSSGCGKTTLLKMINGLITQTSGDVVVHGKNIKDMDMIQLRRNIGYAIQGSVLFPHLTVEQNIAYVPNLLNKREKEKTRRAVKKWMEIVGLEEELLSRYPSELSGGQQQRVGIARALAASPDILLMDEPFGAVDEITRKQLQDELKKIHQKTKITILFVTHDITEAMKLGTRVLVMDRGTILQYDSPERIQQQPATEFVRRLIGG, encoded by the coding sequence ATGAGTGCGGTAATTGAATTTCAAAATATTTCCAAAATATATGGTGAGCAGAAAGTGATCGACTCTCTGAATCTTGAGATTGCAGATGGGGAGTTTGTGACAGTCATCGGATCTTCCGGATGTGGAAAAACGACACTGCTGAAAATGATCAACGGACTGATCACCCAGACCAGCGGAGATGTGGTGGTTCATGGTAAAAATATCAAGGATATGGATATGATACAGCTTCGCAGAAATATCGGATATGCCATTCAGGGAAGTGTCCTGTTTCCTCACCTGACAGTGGAACAAAATATTGCATATGTCCCGAACCTGCTGAATAAAAGGGAAAAGGAGAAAACCAGGCGGGCAGTAAAAAAATGGATGGAGATCGTAGGTCTGGAAGAAGAACTCCTCTCCCGTTATCCGTCCGAATTATCCGGCGGACAGCAGCAGAGAGTAGGGATAGCCAGAGCGCTGGCTGCGTCTCCGGATATCCTGCTTATGGACGAACCGTTCGGTGCAGTAGACGAGATCACGCGGAAACAGCTGCAGGATGAACTGAAAAAGATACATCAAAAGACTAAAATTACGATCCTGTTTGTAACACATGATATTACAGAAGCGATGAAGCTGGGGACCAGGGTACTGGTGATGGACAGGGGAACCATTCTGCAGTATGATTCCCCTGAACGGATACAGCAGCAGCCGGCAACGGAGTTCGTTCGCAGGCTGATTGGGGGATGA
- a CDS encoding glycine betaine ABC transporter substrate-binding protein, protein MLNDICTLVLERRGFFLQLLWEHLEISFISIVIAVLAGGLAGILISEYEKAAKPTLAAINFLYTIPSISMLGFLIPFSGVGNTTAVIALTVYALLPMVRAVHTGIRNVDRGILEAARGMGSTDVQILYKIKIPLALPVIMSGIRNMVTMTIALAGIASFIGAGGLGVAIYRGITTNNAAMTIAGSLFIALLALLMDLLLGILEKSMERKNSGIKRRNLAAKFVIGISCAAVLGGILWNTHQEDVIRIATKPMTEQYILGEMLDILIEQDTDLKVELTQGVGGGTSNIWPAMESGEFDIYPEYTGTAWNMVLKEEGGYSEDMFGELEDAYKETYDMNWKGMYGFNNTYGLAVRKEIADQYSLKTYSDLEEMADQLVFGAEYDFFEREDGYDALCDAYGLKFKSTMDLDIGLKYKAIQEGKIDVMVIFTTDGQLSASDVAVLTDDQGFYPSYMCGNIVRSEVMEDYPELEAVFEKLTGVLNDAQVSHLNYEVEAEGKEPRDAAIEFLEETGLLKGVGA, encoded by the coding sequence ATGTTAAACGATATTTGCACTCTGGTGCTGGAACGAAGAGGATTTTTCCTGCAGCTTCTGTGGGAACATCTGGAAATATCCTTTATATCCATAGTGATTGCGGTTCTGGCTGGCGGGCTGGCGGGAATCCTGATCAGCGAATATGAAAAGGCTGCAAAACCCACACTGGCAGCGATAAATTTTTTATATACCATACCATCGATTTCCATGCTTGGATTTCTGATCCCATTTTCGGGGGTGGGCAATACGACTGCTGTCATAGCATTGACAGTCTATGCGCTGCTTCCCATGGTACGCGCGGTGCACACGGGAATTCGAAATGTGGACAGGGGGATTCTGGAAGCGGCAAGAGGCATGGGAAGCACAGATGTTCAGATCCTGTACAAGATCAAGATACCGCTGGCGTTGCCAGTGATCATGTCAGGCATCCGCAACATGGTGACGATGACGATTGCACTGGCTGGTATCGCCTCATTTATCGGTGCGGGCGGTCTGGGTGTCGCCATTTATCGCGGTATTACAACGAACAACGCGGCGATGACAATAGCAGGGAGTCTTTTTATAGCGCTTCTGGCCCTGCTCATGGATTTACTGCTTGGGATACTGGAGAAATCCATGGAGCGAAAGAACAGCGGGATAAAGAGGAGAAACCTGGCAGCGAAATTTGTAATCGGGATTTCCTGTGCGGCTGTTCTTGGAGGGATACTCTGGAACACGCATCAGGAAGATGTCATACGCATTGCCACAAAGCCGATGACAGAACAATATATTCTTGGGGAAATGCTGGACATCTTAATAGAACAGGACACAGACCTGAAAGTGGAACTGACTCAGGGAGTGGGCGGGGGCACATCAAATATTTGGCCCGCCATGGAAAGCGGGGAGTTTGATATTTATCCGGAATATACGGGAACTGCCTGGAACATGGTGCTGAAAGAAGAGGGAGGGTATTCAGAAGATATGTTTGGAGAGCTGGAGGATGCCTATAAAGAAACGTATGATATGAATTGGAAAGGGATGTATGGTTTTAACAACACTTACGGACTGGCAGTGAGAAAAGAGATCGCCGATCAGTATAGCCTGAAAACGTACTCTGATTTAGAAGAGATGGCTGATCAGCTGGTATTCGGTGCGGAATATGACTTTTTCGAACGGGAAGACGGGTATGATGCCCTGTGTGATGCGTATGGGCTGAAGTTTAAAAGTACGATGGATCTGGATATCGGATTAAAATATAAAGCGATCCAGGAAGGAAAAATTGACGTGATGGTTATCTTTACTACTGACGGACAGCTGAGTGCATCAGATGTGGCAGTACTTACAGATGACCAGGGGTTCTATCCGTCCTATATGTGCGGAAATATAGTGCGCAGTGAAGTGATGGAAGATTATCCGGAACTGGAAGCAGTCTTTGAGAAGCTGACTGGTGTGTTGAATGATGCACAGGTGTCACATTTGAACTATGAAGTGGAAGCGGAAGGAAAGGAACCGCGTGATGCCGCAATAGAGTTTTTAGAGGAAACGGGACTTCTGAAAGGGGTGGGTGCATGA